One Equus asinus isolate D_3611 breed Donkey chromosome 26, EquAss-T2T_v2, whole genome shotgun sequence genomic window carries:
- the IL11 gene encoding interleukin-11 isoform X2 codes for MSAGALGALQLPGVLTRLRADLFSYLRHLQWLRRAGGPSLRTLEPELGALQARLDRLLRRLQLLMSRLALPQAPPEPPAPPLAPPSSAWGGIRAAHAILGGLHLTLDWAVRGLLLLKTRL; via the exons ATGAGTGCGGGGGCACTGGGAGCCCTGCAG CTCCCGGGCGTGCTGACACGGCTGCGCGCAGACCTGTTCTCCTACTTGCGGCACCTGCAGTGGCTGCGCCGGGCAGGCGGCCCTTCCCTGCGGACCCTGGAGCCAGAGCTGGGGGCCCTGCAGGCCCGGCTGGACCGCCTGCTACGCCGGCTGCAGCTCCTG ATGTCccgcctggccctgccccaggcACCCCCAGAGCCACCGGCTCCCCCTCTGGCGCCCCCATCCTCAGCCTGGGGAGGCATCCGGGCAGCCCACGCCATTCTCGGGGGACTGCACCTGACGCTCGACTGGGCAGTGAGGGGCTTGCTGCTGCTGAAGACTCGGCTGTGA
- the IL11 gene encoding interleukin-11 isoform X1, translated as MEKAGREGESGCVRPPSPAACPPPARLGPLYNPPGVHTPSLPRPSLLTRTCLPSPGRGPADPRGSPGSGQGRVKGPQLPAPCPGEPLPCGDMNSVCCLFLVVLSLWPDRTAAPGPPPGPPRASPAPRAELDSAVLLTRSLLGDTRQLAAQLRDKFPADGDHNLDSLPTLAMSAGALGALQLPGVLTRLRADLFSYLRHLQWLRRAGGPSLRTLEPELGALQARLDRLLRRLQLLMSRLALPQAPPEPPAPPLAPPSSAWGGIRAAHAILGGLHLTLDWAVRGLLLLKTRL; from the exons ATGGaaaaggcaggcagggagggtgaGTCAGGATGTGTCAGGCCGCCCTCCCCTGCCGCCtgccccccgcccgcccgcctcgGCCCCCTATATAACCCCCCAGGCGTACACACTCCCTCACTGCCGCGGCCCTCGCTGCTCACACGCAcatgcctcccctccccaggccgaGGCCCAGCTGACCCCCGGGGCTCCCCTGGCAGCGGACAGGGAAGGGTTAAAGgtccccagctccctgccccctgccctggggAACCCCTGCCCTGTGGGGACATGAACA GTGTTTGCTGCCTGTTCCTGGTCGTGCTGAGCCTGTGGCCAGATAGGACTGCCGCCCCAGGGCCACCTCCTGGCCCCCCGagggcctccccagcccctcgGGCTGAGCTGGACAGCGCCGTCCTCCTGACGCGCTCCCTCCTGGGGGACACTCGGCAGCTGGCCGCACAGCTG AGGGACAAATTCCCAGCCGACGGAGACCACAACCTGGACTCCCTCCCCACCTTGGCCATGAGTGCGGGGGCACTGGGAGCCCTGCAG CTCCCGGGCGTGCTGACACGGCTGCGCGCAGACCTGTTCTCCTACTTGCGGCACCTGCAGTGGCTGCGCCGGGCAGGCGGCCCTTCCCTGCGGACCCTGGAGCCAGAGCTGGGGGCCCTGCAGGCCCGGCTGGACCGCCTGCTACGCCGGCTGCAGCTCCTG ATGTCccgcctggccctgccccaggcACCCCCAGAGCCACCGGCTCCCCCTCTGGCGCCCCCATCCTCAGCCTGGGGAGGCATCCGGGCAGCCCACGCCATTCTCGGGGGACTGCACCTGACGCTCGACTGGGCAGTGAGGGGCTTGCTGCTGCTGAAGACTCGGCTGTGA
- the TMEM190 gene encoding transmembrane protein 190 produces the protein MVGSGIPALSLFLLMQGSVDGNGIQGFFYPWSCEGDVWDRESCGGQAAIENPNLCLRLRCCYRDGVCYHQRPDETMRRRHMWALGWTCGGLLFLICSICLFWWARRRDMLHLPGFLQGKCKLSRTVSLLSKDRGTLSEKKTASIGSMQPSLPTEGGLEASGATEGEGTEGGEETEGADEED, from the exons ATGGTGGGCTCTGGGATCCCAGCTTTGAGCCTCTTCCTGCTGATGCAGGGCTCAGTAG ATGGAAATGGAATCCAGGGATTTTTCTATCCATGGA GCTGTGAGGGAGACGTGTGGGACCGGGAGAGCTGTGGGGGTCAGGCGGCTATCGAGAATCCCAATCTCTGTCTGCGTCTGCGATGCTGCTACCGCGACGGGGTCTGCTACCACCAGCGGCCAGATG AAACTATGCGGAGGAGACACATGTGGGCGCTGGGCTGGACGTGCGGAGGCCTCCTCTTCCTGATCTGCAGCATCTGCTTGTTCTG gtGGGCCAGGCGCCGGGATATGCTGCACCTTCCAGGGTTCTTGCAGGGCAAATGCAAACTGTCGAGGACTGTCTCCCTGTTATCCAAGGACCGGGGGACTCTGAGCGAGAAAAAGACGGCGTCCATCGGCAGCATGCAGCCCTCCCTGCCGACGGAGGGGGGCTTGGAAGCCTCGGGGGCCACCGAAGGGGAAGGGACGGAAGGGGGCGAAGAAACAGAAGGGGCGGATGAAGAAGATTAG
- the TMEM238 gene encoding transmembrane protein 238 — translation MAAVPAVCAAQGPPPSAPSPPAGAPVPSSGLGRCRMALLLAVALDVAGMAALLTGVFAQLQVRGRDFGDLLIYSGALLVFLSLLGWILWYTGNIEISRQELERDYGLRPSAIARLARKLSRRWSAPAAAAGPRAALGSRGARRAARATPPPAAGSRRVRLQLATLEAGPGAAGAGSE, via the coding sequence ATGGCGGCCGTGCCGGCGGTGTGCGCCGCGCAGGGGCCCCCGCCCAGCGCACCGTCCCCGCCGGCCGGCGCGCCCGTGCCCTCGTCCGGCCTGGGCCGCTGCCGGATGGCGCTGCTGCTGGCCGTGGCGCTGGACGTGGCGGGCATGGCGGCGCTGCTGACCGGCGTGTTCGCGCAGCTGCAGGTGCGCGGCCGCGACTTCGGCGACCTGCTCATCTACTCGGGCGCGCTGCTCGTCTTCCTGAGCCTGCTCGGCTGGATCCTCTGGTACACCGGCAACATCGAGATCTCGCGCCAGGAGCTCGAGCGCGACTACGGCCTGCGGCCCTCGGCGATCGCCCGCCTCGCGCGCAAGCTCTCCCGCCGCTGGTcggcgcccgccgccgccgccggcccgcGCGCCGCGCTCGGCTCCCGGGGAGCACGCCGCGCCGCCCGCGCGACCCCGCCACCCGCCGCCGGCTCCCGCCGCGTGCGCCTGCAACTCGCCACGCTCGAGGCCGGGcccggggcggcgggcgcgggcagCGAGTGA
- the RPL28 gene encoding large ribosomal subunit protein eL28 isoform X2 yields the protein MRIGIKDIAPPPVGLFPSPAAALRGVAAMSAHLQWMVVRNCSSFLIKRNKQTYSTEPNNLKARNSFRYNGLIHRKTVGVEPAADGKGVVVVMKRRSGQRKPATSYVRTTINKNARATLSSIRHMIRRNKYRPDLRMAAIRRASAILRSQKPVMVKRKRTRPTKSS from the exons ATGCGTATCGGTATTAAAGACATCGCCCCGCCTCCCGTCGGTCTCTTTCCGTCTCCGGCCGCCGCGTTGAGAGGAG TTGCAGCCATGTCCGCGCATCTGCAATGGATGGTCGTGCGGAACTGCTCCAGCTTCCTGATCAAGAGGAACAAGCAGACGTACAGCACC GAGCCCAATAACCTGAAGGCCCGCAACTCCTTCCGCTACAACGGGCTGATTCACCGCAAGACTGTGGGTGTGGAGCCCGCGGCCGACGGCAAAGGGGTCGTGGTGGTGATGAAGCGGAGATCCG GCCAGAGAAAGCCAGCCACGTCCTATGTTCGGACCACCATCAACAAGAACGCCCGGGCCACCCTCAGCAGCATCCGGCACATGATCCGCAGGAACAAGTACCGCCCCGATCTGCGCATG GCCGCCATACGCAGAGCCAGCGCCATCCTGCGCAGCCAGAAGCCTGTGATGGTGAAGAGGAAGCGGACCCGCCCCACCAAGAGTTCCTGA
- the RPL28 gene encoding large ribosomal subunit protein eL28 isoform X1: MSAHLQWMVVRNCSSFLIKRNKQTYSTEPNNLKARNSFRYNGLIHRKTVGVEPAADGKGVVVVMKRRSGQRKPATSYVRTTINKNARATLSSIRHMIRRNKYRPDLRMAAIRRASAILRSQKPVMVKRKRTRPTKSS; encoded by the exons ATGTCCGCGCATCTGCAATGGATGGTCGTGCGGAACTGCTCCAGCTTCCTGATCAAGAGGAACAAGCAGACGTACAGCACC GAGCCCAATAACCTGAAGGCCCGCAACTCCTTCCGCTACAACGGGCTGATTCACCGCAAGACTGTGGGTGTGGAGCCCGCGGCCGACGGCAAAGGGGTCGTGGTGGTGATGAAGCGGAGATCCG GCCAGAGAAAGCCAGCCACGTCCTATGTTCGGACCACCATCAACAAGAACGCCCGGGCCACCCTCAGCAGCATCCGGCACATGATCCGCAGGAACAAGTACCGCCCCGATCTGCGCATG GCCGCCATACGCAGAGCCAGCGCCATCCTGCGCAGCCAGAAGCCTGTGATGGTGAAGAGGAAGCGGACCCGCCCCACCAAGAGTTCCTGA
- the UBE2S gene encoding ubiquitin-conjugating enzyme E2 S yields MNSNVENLPPHIIRLVYKEVTTLTADPPDGIKVFPNEEDLTDLQVTIEGPEGTPYAGGLFRMKLLLGKDFPASPPKGYFLTKIFHPNVGANGEICVNVLKRDWAAELGIRHVLLTIKCLLIHPNPESALNEEAGRLLLENYEEYAARARLLTEIHGGAGGPSGRRPEAGRAVAGAAAASSTDPVAPGGPGGAEGPMAKKHAGERDKKLAAKRKTDKKRALRRL; encoded by the exons ATG AACTCCAACGTGGAGAACCTGCCCCCCCACATCATCCGCCTGGTATACAAGGAGGTGACAACGCTGACCGCTGACCCGCCAGATGGCATCAAGGTTTTTCCCAACGAGGAGGACCTCACAGACTTGCAGGTCACCATCGAGGGCCCTG AGGGGACCCCATACGCTGGAGGCCTCTTCCGCATGAAACTCCTGCTGGGGAAGGACTTTCCTGCCTCCCCACCTAAGGGCTACTTCTTGACCAAGATCTTCCACCCCAATGTGGGCGCCAACGGTGAGATCTGTGTCAACGTGCTCAAGAGGGACTGGGCAGCTGAGCTGGGCATCCGGCATGTGCTGCTG ACCATCAAGTGCCTGCTGATCCACCCTAACCCCGAGTCTGCCCTCAACGAGGAGGCGGGCCGCCTGCTCCTGGAGAACTACGAGGAGTACGCCGCCCGCGCCCGCCTGCTCACCGAGATCCacggcggcgccggcgggcccagCGGCCGGAGGCCTGAGGCCGGCCGGGCCGTGGCCGGTGCGGCTGCGGCCTCCTCCACTGACCCTGTGGCCCCCGGAGGCCCAGGAGGGGCTGAGGGTCCCATGGCCAAGAAGCACGCGGGCGAGCGGGATAAGAAGCTGGCGGCCAAGAGAAAGACGGACAAGAAGCGGGCACTGCGGCGGCTGTAG